Proteins encoded together in one Pseudomonas sp. ADAK13 window:
- a CDS encoding DUF2059 domain-containing protein, translating to MTRLRAICTAVALVCASGQVFADTASHNASAEAFLTLAHADKLGTPVYMQVQQMFAQRFEQTKAPASKQTVLDTYQAKANTALDQAIGWNKLKPDMIKLYTDNFSESELKDLVAFYQSPLGKKVLEKMPQLTQQSAQMTQAKLESAVPVVNKLLEDMTNELTPKAPAPAKKK from the coding sequence ATGACTCGTCTTCGTGCCATCTGTACCGCGGTTGCTCTGGTATGTGCCAGCGGCCAGGTTTTTGCCGATACCGCCAGCCACAACGCCAGTGCCGAAGCCTTCCTTACCCTGGCCCATGCCGACAAGCTGGGTACCCCGGTGTACATGCAAGTGCAGCAAATGTTCGCCCAGCGTTTCGAGCAGACCAAGGCACCGGCTTCCAAGCAAACCGTCCTGGACACCTACCAGGCCAAGGCCAACACCGCCCTGGACCAGGCCATCGGCTGGAACAAGCTCAAGCCGGACATGATCAAGCTCTACACCGACAACTTCAGCGAATCCGAGCTCAAGGACCTGGTTGCGTTCTACCAGTCGCCACTGGGCAAGAAAGTCCTGGAGAAAATGCCTCAGCTGACCCAGCAATCGGCCCAGATGACCCAGGCCAAGCTGGAAAGCGCGGTACCGGTGGTGAACAAGCTGCTGGAAGACATGACTAACGAGCTGACGCCAAAAGCCCCGGCCCCGGCCAAGAAGAAGTAA
- a CDS encoding BolA family protein — protein sequence MTMQQRIESALVALSPEHLSVLDESHMHSRGLQTHFKAVLVSQQFEGLNRVKRHQKVYATLGDLMSEFHALALHTYTPEEWAKIDAAPASPTCAGGH from the coding sequence ATGACCATGCAACAGCGTATCGAATCGGCACTCGTCGCCCTGAGCCCGGAACACTTGAGCGTGCTGGATGAAAGCCATATGCACAGCCGTGGGTTGCAGACCCACTTCAAGGCGGTGCTGGTGAGCCAGCAGTTCGAGGGTCTCAATCGCGTCAAGCGCCACCAGAAGGTCTACGCCACCCTGGGTGACCTGATGAGCGAATTCCATGCGTTGGCGCTGCATACCTACACGCCTGAAGAATGGGCAAAAATCGACGCAGCCCCGGCCTCGCCGACCTGCGCCGGCGGTCACTGA
- the trhO gene encoding oxygen-dependent tRNA uridine(34) hydroxylase TrhO: MTQPIVVAALYKFVTLEDYVALREPLLQAMVDNGIKGTLLIAEEGINGTVSGSREGIDGLMAWLKNDPRMDDIDHKESYCDEQPFYRTKVKLKKEIVTLGVEGVDPNKKVGTYVNPQDWNALISDPEVLLIDTRNDYEVSIGTFEGAIDPKTTSFREFPDYIKANFDPAKHKKVAMFCTGGIRCEKASSYMLSEGFDEVYHLKGGILKYLEEVPQEETKWQGDCFVFDNRVTVRHDLSEGDYDQCHACRTPVSVEDRASEHYVAGISCPHCWDKLSEKTRRSAIDRQKQIELAKARNMPHPIGYNYKQSPSSEA, encoded by the coding sequence ATGACTCAACCGATTGTCGTGGCGGCACTGTATAAGTTCGTCACCCTCGAAGATTACGTCGCCCTGCGCGAGCCATTGCTGCAGGCGATGGTCGACAACGGCATCAAAGGCACCTTGCTGATCGCCGAAGAAGGCATCAACGGCACCGTATCCGGCAGCCGCGAAGGCATTGATGGCCTGATGGCCTGGCTCAAGAACGACCCGCGCATGGACGACATCGACCACAAAGAGTCGTACTGCGACGAGCAGCCGTTCTACCGCACCAAGGTCAAGCTCAAGAAAGAGATCGTGACCTTGGGCGTTGAAGGCGTCGACCCCAACAAGAAAGTCGGCACCTACGTGAACCCGCAGGACTGGAATGCGCTGATCAGCGACCCTGAAGTGCTGCTGATCGATACCCGCAACGACTACGAAGTGTCCATCGGCACCTTTGAAGGTGCGATCGACCCTAAGACCACCAGCTTCCGCGAATTTCCCGACTACATCAAAGCCAATTTCGACCCGGCCAAACACAAGAAAGTCGCCATGTTCTGCACCGGCGGCATTCGTTGCGAAAAAGCCTCGAGCTATATGCTCAGCGAGGGTTTCGACGAGGTGTATCACCTCAAGGGCGGCATCCTGAAGTACCTCGAAGAGGTGCCGCAGGAAGAAACCAAGTGGCAGGGCGACTGCTTTGTGTTCGACAATCGCGTGACCGTGCGCCACGACTTGAGCGAAGGCGACTACGATCAATGTCATGCCTGCCGCACACCGGTCAGCGTTGAAGACCGTGCATCCGAACACTACGTGGCTGGCATCAGTTGCCCGCATTGCTGGGATAAGCTTTCCGAGAAGACCCGTCGCAGTGCGATCGACCGGCAGAAGCAGATTGAACTGGCCAAGGCCCGCAATATGCCGCACCCGATTGGCTACAACTACAAGCAATCCCCATCTTCCGAGGCCTGA
- a CDS encoding DsbA family protein: MSARLLYVMDPMCSWCWGFAPVAKALVEQAQAAGVELHLVVGGLRTGSGAALEPTTRRYILEHWQAVTDATGQPFKREGALPEGFVYDTEPACRAVVTARSLAPDCAWKLLGLIQQAFYVEGRDVTRADVLVELAETAGVPRIEFAEAFDRADQHAATAADFTWVQDLGIAGFPTLLAERNGQLALLTNGYQPLSELAPLLSRWLERAACA, translated from the coding sequence ATGTCCGCGCGCCTGCTCTATGTAATGGATCCGATGTGTTCCTGGTGCTGGGGTTTCGCCCCGGTGGCCAAGGCGCTGGTTGAGCAGGCCCAGGCCGCAGGCGTGGAGCTGCACCTGGTGGTGGGCGGCTTGCGCACCGGCAGCGGCGCGGCGCTGGAGCCGACCACTCGGCGCTACATTCTGGAGCATTGGCAGGCGGTGACCGACGCCACCGGCCAGCCGTTCAAGCGCGAAGGCGCATTGCCCGAAGGGTTTGTGTACGACACCGAGCCGGCTTGCCGCGCCGTGGTCACCGCCCGCAGCCTGGCACCAGATTGCGCGTGGAAACTGCTGGGCCTGATCCAGCAGGCGTTCTATGTCGAGGGTCGTGACGTGACCCGCGCCGACGTGCTGGTGGAGCTGGCCGAGACGGCCGGTGTGCCGCGTATCGAATTCGCCGAAGCCTTCGACCGGGCCGACCAGCATGCGGCCACCGCGGCGGATTTCACCTGGGTCCAGGATTTGGGCATCGCCGGTTTCCCGACCTTGTTGGCTGAGCGCAACGGGCAACTGGCGCTCCTGACCAACGGCTATCAGCCGCTGTCCGAGTTGGCGCCGCTGTTGAGTCGCTGGCTGGAGCGAGCTGCCTGTGCATGA
- a CDS encoding ABC transporter ATP-binding protein yields MHDQPDPIEQPKRVDRLTWAEVRRLALRHKKSLWIANGVAVLATLCSVPIPLLLPLLVDEVLLGHGDAALKVMNHALPLGWQKAAGYIGLMLLVTLLLRCGALVFNVLQARLFARLAKDIVYRIRVRLIERLKRISLSEYESLGSGTVTTHLVTDLDTVDKFVGETLSRFLVAMLTLVGTSGILMWMHWKLALLILLFNPLVIYATVQLGKRVKHLKKLENDSTSRFTQALTETLDAIQEVRAGNRQGFFLGRLGQRAQEVRDFAVNSQWKSDASSRASGLLFQFGIDIFRAAAMLTVLFSDLSIGQMLAVFSYLWFMISPVEQLLNLQYAYYAAGGALTRINELLARADEPQYAGGADPFTGRETVGIEVRGLNFGYGEELVLDQLNLNIAPGEKVAIVGASGGGKSTLVQLLLGLYTPQAGSIRFGGLTQQEIGLETIRENVSVVLQHPALFNDTVRANLTMGRERSDQACWQALEIAQLDATVKALPLGLDSVVGRSGVRFSGGQRQRLAIARMVLAEPKVVILDEATSALDAATEYNLHQALARFLSGRTTLIIAHRLSAVKQADRVLVFDGGHIAEDGDHQQLIADGGLYAKLYGHLQQVR; encoded by the coding sequence GTGCATGATCAGCCTGATCCCATCGAACAACCGAAGCGCGTCGACCGGTTGACCTGGGCGGAAGTCCGCCGCCTGGCCTTGCGTCACAAGAAATCCCTGTGGATCGCCAACGGCGTTGCCGTGTTGGCGACCCTGTGCAGCGTGCCGATTCCGTTGCTGTTGCCGTTGCTGGTGGACGAAGTGCTGCTGGGCCATGGCGACGCGGCGCTGAAAGTCATGAACCATGCGCTGCCCCTGGGTTGGCAGAAGGCCGCCGGTTATATCGGCCTGATGCTGCTGGTGACCTTGCTCCTGCGTTGCGGCGCGCTGGTGTTCAACGTGTTGCAGGCGCGGTTGTTTGCGCGGCTGGCCAAGGACATCGTGTATCGCATTCGTGTGCGGCTGATCGAGCGGCTCAAGCGCATTTCCCTCAGCGAATACGAAAGCCTGGGCAGCGGCACGGTGACCACGCACCTGGTGACCGACCTGGACACGGTGGACAAATTCGTCGGCGAGACCCTCAGCCGTTTCCTGGTGGCGATGCTGACGCTGGTGGGCACCTCCGGCATCCTGATGTGGATGCACTGGAAGCTGGCGCTGTTGATCCTGCTGTTCAACCCGCTGGTGATCTACGCCACCGTGCAGTTGGGCAAGCGGGTCAAGCACCTGAAGAAGCTGGAAAACGACAGCACGTCGCGGTTTACCCAGGCCCTCACCGAAACCCTTGATGCGATCCAGGAAGTGCGCGCCGGCAACCGCCAGGGCTTTTTCCTCGGGCGCCTGGGCCAGCGTGCCCAGGAAGTGCGGGACTTTGCGGTCAATTCCCAGTGGAAAAGCGACGCCTCCAGCCGTGCAAGTGGCTTGCTGTTCCAGTTCGGTATCGACATCTTCCGTGCGGCAGCGATGCTGACGGTGTTGTTTTCCGACCTGTCCATCGGCCAGATGCTGGCGGTGTTCAGTTACCTGTGGTTCATGATCAGCCCGGTGGAACAACTGCTGAACCTGCAATATGCCTACTACGCGGCGGGCGGGGCGCTGACCCGGATCAACGAACTGCTGGCCCGCGCCGACGAGCCGCAATACGCCGGCGGCGCCGACCCGTTTACCGGGCGTGAGACCGTGGGCATCGAGGTGCGCGGCCTGAACTTCGGCTACGGCGAAGAGCTGGTGCTCGACCAGTTGAACCTGAACATTGCCCCGGGTGAAAAGGTCGCGATCGTCGGCGCCAGTGGCGGCGGCAAAAGTACCCTGGTGCAGCTGTTGCTGGGGTTGTATACGCCGCAGGCCGGCAGCATTCGTTTTGGCGGGCTGACCCAGCAGGAAATCGGCCTGGAGACGATTCGCGAGAATGTCTCCGTGGTGCTGCAACACCCGGCACTGTTCAATGACACGGTACGCGCCAACCTGACCATGGGCCGCGAACGCAGCGATCAGGCCTGCTGGCAGGCGCTGGAGATTGCCCAGTTGGACGCGACCGTCAAGGCACTGCCACTGGGCCTGGACAGCGTGGTCGGGCGCTCCGGCGTGCGCTTCTCCGGTGGGCAACGTCAGCGCCTGGCCATTGCACGGATGGTGCTGGCGGAGCCGAAAGTGGTAATACTCGACGAAGCGACCTCGGCGCTCGATGCGGCGACTGAATACAACCTGCATCAGGCGCTGGCACGGTTTCTCAGTGGCCGTACCACCTTGATCATCGCCCACAGGCTGTCGGCGGTGAAACAGGCGGATCGGGTGTTGGTGTTTGATGGCGGGCATATTGCCGAAGATGGCGACCATCAGCAGTTGATTGCCGACGGTGGCTTGTACGCCAAACTTTACGGACACTTGCAACAAGTGCGGTGA
- a CDS encoding EAL domain-containing protein, with protein MKQKQTLGTPRLLGIVWPFIAVVLFQALLGCVSLYVLSAVRGYVAGESLWSKGQKDAIFYLTLYADNRNEATFLKYQNAIAVPQGGHELRVALDRPTPDLTAARLGILKGGNHRDDVSSLIWLYLNFRHFSYLEKAIELWTVGDGYLVQLDDLAQEMHRAILANQVSSADVQGWKERIFAINDGVTPAAKAFSDALGEGSRMILRLLLVTNLATALGLIMLALLRTHKLLAQRHAFADALQLEKERAQITLESIGDGVITTDVDGAIAYMNPAAEALTHWKAAQAQGLPLAALFNLLDENAQADGFTLIERILGGQLGGGSEHSKLIQRLDGTTVSVTLVGAPIRSAGKVVGAVLVLHDMTQERQYIANLSWQATHDALTGLANRREFEFRLEQVLHNVGRQQSGRHALMFLDLDQFKLVNDTCGHAAGDELLRHICALLQSDLREGDTLARLGGDEFGILLENCPAPVAEKIAESLRHTVQSLHFVWKGRPFVTTVSIGLVHITQAPTTLETSLRAADMACYMAKEKGRNRVQVYHADDSELSLRFGEMAWVQRLHMALEENRFCLYAQEIAPLGHTEHGDGHIEILLRLHDEAGRIILPNSFIPAAERYGLMTSLDRWVVENVFKIIAGCMRERPGRPMAMCAINLSGITIGDEDFLGFLREQFSAYGIPPEMICFEITETSAIANLGSAIRFINELKELGCYFSLDDFCAGMSSFAYLKHLPVDFLKIDGSFVKDMLDDPINRAMVEVINHIGHVMGKRTIAEFVETPQIEQALLEIGVDYAQGYLIERPQLFTFDSLQCRPVRPQPLLFKAPGTFR; from the coding sequence ATGAAGCAAAAGCAGACTCTCGGAACCCCTCGGTTATTGGGCATCGTCTGGCCTTTTATAGCCGTCGTACTGTTCCAGGCATTGTTAGGCTGCGTCAGTCTCTACGTGCTCTCGGCGGTGCGCGGCTATGTGGCGGGCGAAAGCCTGTGGTCCAAGGGCCAGAAAGACGCGATCTTCTACCTGACGCTGTACGCCGACAACCGCAACGAAGCCACCTTCCTCAAATACCAGAACGCGATTGCCGTGCCCCAGGGCGGGCACGAACTGCGGGTGGCCCTCGATCGCCCGACCCCGGACCTGACCGCCGCGCGCCTGGGCATTCTGAAGGGCGGCAACCACCGTGACGACGTTTCCAGCCTGATCTGGCTCTACCTGAACTTTCGCCATTTCAGTTACCTGGAAAAAGCCATCGAGCTGTGGACCGTGGGCGATGGCTATCTGGTGCAACTGGACGACCTGGCCCAGGAGATGCACCGCGCGATCCTGGCCAATCAGGTCAGCAGCGCCGACGTGCAGGGCTGGAAGGAGCGGATTTTTGCGATCAATGACGGTGTGACGCCGGCGGCCAAAGCCTTCAGTGATGCCTTGGGCGAGGGCTCGCGGATGATCCTGCGCCTGCTGCTGGTGACCAACCTGGCCACGGCGCTGGGCCTGATCATGTTGGCGTTGCTGCGCACCCACAAACTGCTGGCCCAGCGGCATGCGTTTGCCGACGCATTGCAGTTGGAAAAGGAGCGGGCGCAGATCACCCTGGAGTCGATTGGCGATGGGGTGATCACCACCGACGTCGACGGCGCCATCGCGTATATGAACCCGGCCGCCGAAGCCCTGACCCACTGGAAAGCCGCCCAGGCCCAGGGGTTGCCGCTGGCGGCGCTGTTCAACTTGCTGGACGAGAATGCCCAGGCCGACGGCTTTACCCTGATAGAACGCATCCTGGGCGGCCAGCTCGGCGGCGGCAGCGAGCATTCAAAGCTGATCCAGCGCCTGGACGGCACCACCGTGTCGGTCACCCTGGTGGGCGCGCCGATCCGCAGTGCTGGCAAAGTCGTCGGCGCAGTGCTGGTGCTGCACGACATGACCCAGGAACGCCAGTACATCGCCAATCTGTCCTGGCAGGCGACCCACGATGCCTTGACGGGCCTGGCCAACCGGCGCGAGTTCGAGTTCCGCCTGGAGCAGGTGCTGCATAACGTCGGGCGCCAGCAATCGGGGCGCCACGCCTTGATGTTCCTCGATCTGGACCAGTTCAAACTGGTCAACGACACCTGCGGGCACGCCGCCGGGGATGAGCTGTTGCGGCATATCTGCGCACTGTTGCAGTCCGACCTGCGGGAAGGCGACACCCTGGCCCGGTTGGGCGGTGACGAGTTCGGCATCCTGCTGGAGAACTGCCCGGCGCCGGTGGCGGAAAAGATCGCCGAAAGCCTGCGCCATACCGTGCAAAGCCTGCACTTTGTGTGGAAGGGCCGGCCGTTTGTCACCACCGTGAGTATCGGCCTGGTGCACATCACCCAAGCCCCCACCACCCTGGAGACGTCCCTGCGTGCCGCCGACATGGCGTGCTACATGGCCAAGGAAAAGGGCCGCAACCGCGTGCAGGTGTATCACGCCGATGACTCGGAATTGTCCCTGCGCTTTGGCGAGATGGCCTGGGTGCAGCGCCTGCACATGGCCCTGGAAGAGAACCGTTTTTGCCTGTATGCCCAGGAAATCGCGCCCCTGGGGCACACCGAACATGGCGACGGGCACATCGAAATCCTGCTGCGCCTGCATGACGAGGCGGGGCGGATCATCCTGCCGAACAGCTTTATTCCGGCGGCCGAACGTTACGGGTTGATGACCTCCCTGGACCGCTGGGTGGTGGAGAACGTGTTCAAGATCATCGCGGGCTGCATGCGTGAGCGCCCGGGCCGGCCCATGGCCATGTGTGCGATCAATCTGTCAGGCATTACCATCGGCGATGAAGACTTTCTCGGGTTTTTACGTGAGCAATTCAGCGCCTATGGCATCCCGCCAGAAATGATTTGTTTTGAAATTACAGAAACCAGCGCTATCGCGAATTTGGGCAGTGCAATTCGTTTTATTAACGAGCTCAAAGAGTTAGGGTGCTATTTCTCCCTGGATGACTTCTGCGCCGGGATGTCCTCGTTCGCCTATCTTAAACATTTACCTGTAGACTTCTTGAAGATCGATGGAAGTTTCGTAAAGGATATGCTGGACGACCCGATTAACCGCGCTATGGTCGAAGTGATCAATCACATCGGCCATGTCATGGGTAAGCGCACAATTGCCGAATTTGTCGAGACACCCCAGATCGAACAAGCCTTGCTTGAGATCGGGGTCGACTACGCTCAGGGATACCTGATCGAGCGTCCGCAGTTGTTTACCTTTGATAGTTTGCAGTGTCGACCTGTGCGACCGCAGCCTCTGTTATTCAAGGCGCCTGGCACGTTCCGATGA
- a CDS encoding TenA family transcriptional regulator: MEASSYPAWAQQLIQACSESKRRVVEHELYQRMRDNKLSAKTMRHYLIGGWPVVEQFALYMAQNLTKTKFARHPGEDMARRWLMRNIRVELNHADYWVHWARAHGVSLEELQAQEVPPELHALSHWCWHTSSADSLIVAIAATNYAIEGATGEWSAVVCSTGVYAAAFPEEDRKRAMKWLKMHAQYDDAHPWEALEIICTLAGMNPTKELQVELRQAVCKSYDYMYLFLERCMQLEKSAASSRKQPELVASEA, from the coding sequence ATGGAAGCCTCAAGTTACCCCGCCTGGGCGCAGCAACTGATCCAGGCCTGTAGCGAGAGCAAGCGCCGCGTTGTCGAACACGAACTGTACCAGCGCATGCGCGATAACAAGCTCAGCGCCAAGACTATGCGCCACTACCTGATTGGTGGTTGGCCAGTGGTGGAACAGTTTGCGTTGTACATGGCACAGAACCTCACCAAGACCAAATTTGCCCGCCATCCTGGGGAGGACATGGCGCGCCGCTGGCTGATGCGCAATATTCGCGTGGAACTCAACCATGCCGACTATTGGGTGCATTGGGCCCGGGCCCATGGCGTCAGCCTCGAAGAGCTGCAGGCACAGGAAGTGCCGCCGGAGTTGCATGCGCTGAGCCATTGGTGCTGGCACACCAGCTCGGCCGATTCGCTGATTGTTGCGATTGCCGCCACCAACTACGCCATCGAAGGGGCCACTGGGGAGTGGTCTGCCGTGGTGTGTTCGACCGGCGTGTATGCCGCAGCATTCCCTGAGGAAGACCGCAAGCGCGCCATGAAGTGGCTGAAGATGCATGCCCAGTACGATGACGCCCACCCGTGGGAAGCGCTGGAAATCATCTGCACCCTGGCCGGCATGAACCCGACCAAGGAACTGCAGGTAGAGCTGCGCCAGGCAGTGTGCAAGAGTTACGACTACATGTACCTGTTCCTGGAACGCTGCATGCAGTTGGAAAAGTCGGCAGCCAGCAGCCGCAAACAACCGGAACTGGTTGCCAGCGAGGCATAA
- a CDS encoding GGDEF domain-containing protein: MKTPTQTNAIDFDSAKLQRLGFGQPSLLPRRPATVAQLRQQLGMQLQTSLEPEHILALFFREIQRLVPLDALQYRHEASDLRLEYGHRGHHSVSYALSHDGEHLGELVFRRNQRFIDDELANLESLLATLLYPMRNALLYRAATRSALRDPLTETGNRIAMDQTLQREIDMARRHLQPLSLLMLDIDHFKHINDTHGHATGDKVLKAVAASIKNQLRNVDMVFRFGGEEFLILLSNTGRDAASMVGERLRQAAQAQDYWADEERIELTVSLGCSTLLAGESAESLLRRADNALYVAKREGRNRLAMAG; encoded by the coding sequence ATGAAAACACCGACCCAGACCAACGCAATTGACTTCGACAGTGCCAAATTGCAACGCCTGGGCTTTGGTCAGCCTTCCTTACTCCCGCGACGCCCCGCCACTGTTGCCCAACTTCGCCAGCAATTGGGCATGCAGTTGCAAACCAGCCTGGAGCCGGAGCACATCCTTGCGTTGTTCTTCCGCGAAATCCAACGCCTGGTGCCGCTGGACGCCCTGCAATACCGTCACGAAGCCAGCGACCTGCGCCTGGAATATGGCCATCGCGGTCATCATTCGGTGAGCTATGCCCTCAGCCACGACGGCGAGCACCTCGGTGAACTGGTGTTTCGGCGCAACCAACGCTTCATCGATGACGAGCTGGCCAACCTGGAATCACTGCTGGCCACCCTCCTCTACCCGATGCGCAACGCCCTGCTCTACCGCGCGGCAACCCGCAGCGCCCTGCGCGACCCGCTGACCGAAACCGGCAACCGCATCGCCATGGACCAGACCCTGCAACGGGAAATCGACATGGCCCGCCGGCACCTGCAGCCGCTGTCCCTGTTGATGCTGGACATCGACCACTTCAAGCACATCAACGACACCCACGGCCACGCCACGGGCGACAAGGTGCTGAAAGCGGTCGCCGCCTCGATCAAGAACCAGCTGCGCAATGTGGACATGGTATTTCGGTTTGGCGGGGAAGAGTTTCTGATCCTGCTGTCCAACACCGGCCGGGATGCGGCATCGATGGTCGGTGAGCGCCTGCGCCAGGCGGCACAGGCCCAGGATTACTGGGCGGATGAGGAACGTATCGAATTGACGGTGAGCCTGGGTTGCTCGACCTTGCTGGCGGGAGAGTCCGCCGAGAGCCTGTTGCGCCGGGCGGACAATGCCTTGTATGTGGCCAAGCGTGAAGGTCGCAATCGCCTGGCAATGGCGGGGTAA